Proteins encoded together in one Catellatospora citrea window:
- a CDS encoding MFS transporter, whose amino-acid sequence MRKVVDSVVPARLGAGYRWLLASSWSSNLGDGVALAAGPLLVTSLTDDPFLISLAALLRWAPPLMFGLYAGVLSDRLDRRRIMIAANAARVVVLAVLVAMLLSGTLTVLGALVALGLLTVAEVFADNTAGTLTPMLVHRDDLAIANARLQTGFITLNQLIGPPIGAALFAAGTAWPFAAEVVLVAAGVVLVSRVRLPARERPDGARRSLRRDVAEGFRWTVNHAAVRTLVLTILIFNVAFGAAWSVLVLYAQEQLGLGAVGFGLLTTVSAVGGLLGTALYGAITRRVSLGNVMRVGLIIETLTHLGLAMTTSPVLASAIFFVFGAHAFVWGTTSVTVRQRAVPEPLQGRVNSLNTIAVFGGLVVGSLIGGVLATHYGVTAPFWFAFAGSAAFVVLLWREMTRIAHADEEPVPAPA is encoded by the coding sequence GTGCGCAAGGTAGTCGACTCCGTCGTGCCCGCCCGGCTCGGCGCGGGCTACCGCTGGCTGCTGGCCTCGTCCTGGTCGAGCAACCTCGGCGACGGGGTGGCGCTCGCGGCCGGGCCGCTGCTGGTCACCTCGCTGACCGACGACCCGTTCCTGATCTCGCTGGCCGCGCTGCTGCGCTGGGCCCCGCCGCTGATGTTCGGCCTGTACGCGGGCGTGCTGTCGGACCGGCTCGACCGCCGCCGCATCATGATCGCGGCGAACGCGGCCCGGGTCGTGGTGCTGGCCGTGCTCGTGGCCATGCTGCTCAGCGGGACGCTGACGGTGCTCGGCGCGCTGGTCGCGCTGGGCCTGCTGACCGTCGCCGAGGTGTTCGCCGACAACACCGCCGGCACGCTGACGCCGATGCTGGTGCACCGCGACGACCTGGCGATCGCCAACGCCCGGCTGCAGACCGGGTTCATCACGCTCAACCAGCTGATCGGCCCGCCGATCGGCGCGGCGCTGTTCGCCGCGGGCACCGCGTGGCCGTTCGCGGCCGAGGTCGTGCTGGTCGCGGCCGGGGTGGTGCTGGTGTCGCGGGTGCGGCTGCCGGCCCGCGAACGACCGGACGGCGCCCGGCGCAGCCTGCGGCGTGACGTCGCCGAAGGGTTCCGCTGGACGGTGAACCACGCGGCCGTGCGTACCCTCGTGCTCACGATTTTGATCTTCAACGTGGCGTTCGGGGCCGCGTGGTCGGTGCTCGTGCTCTACGCCCAGGAGCAGCTCGGCCTCGGGGCCGTCGGGTTCGGCCTGCTCACCACGGTCTCGGCGGTCGGCGGCCTGCTCGGCACGGCGCTCTACGGCGCGATCACCCGGCGGGTGAGCCTGGGCAACGTGATGCGCGTCGGGCTGATCATCGAGACCCTGACCCACCTCGGCCTCGCCATGACCACCTCGCCGGTGCTGGCCTCGGCGATCTTCTTCGTGTTCGGGGCGCACGCGTTCGTCTGGGGCACCACCTCGGTCACGGTGCGCCAGCGGGCCGTGCCCGAGCCGCTGCAGGGCCGGGTGAACAGCCTCAACACCATCGCCGTCTTCGGCGGCCTGGTCGTCGGCTCGCTGATCGGCGGCGTGCTGGCCACCCACTACGGGGTCACCGCGCCGTTCTGGTTCGCCTTCGCCGGTTCGGCGGCCTTCGTCGTGCTGCTGTGGCGCGAGATGACCCGCATCGCCCACGCGGACGAGGAACCGGTCCCGGCGCCCGCCTGA
- a CDS encoding sigma-70 family RNA polymerase sigma factor, which translates to MSELSAARAGDADLALARGGDDDAFTRLVEPLRPELHAHCYRMLGSTHDADDALQDALLRAWRGLAGFTGRGSLRAWLYTVATRTCLDLVEARGRRALPMDLGPSSAHTVVGDTPLTEVAWLGPYPDAGLGAGPAGPGARYEQREAVELAFVAALQHLPGNQRAALLLFEVLGFSAAEIAAIMDTTTTSVNSALARARRIVAEKAPSPSQQQTLRKIGDARVRDVVHRFAGALERGDADALISLLVEDVTWSMPPLPHWYHGLAAVTDFAVRIPLTACGSWRHLPVSANGQPAVACYLRPDATGEYVAWSVNVLTLRDDRIAEVTAFIGVEHFALFGLPASLP; encoded by the coding sequence GTGAGCGAACTTTCCGCAGCCAGGGCCGGGGACGCCGACCTGGCCCTGGCCCGGGGCGGGGACGACGACGCGTTCACCCGGCTCGTCGAGCCGCTGCGGCCGGAGCTGCACGCGCACTGCTACCGGATGCTCGGCTCGACGCATGACGCCGACGACGCGCTGCAGGACGCGCTGCTGCGGGCCTGGCGCGGGCTGGCGGGTTTCACCGGGCGCGGCTCGCTACGGGCCTGGCTCTACACCGTGGCCACCCGCACCTGCCTGGACCTCGTCGAGGCGCGCGGCCGCCGGGCGCTGCCGATGGACCTCGGCCCGTCCAGCGCCCACACCGTGGTCGGCGACACCCCGCTGACCGAGGTCGCCTGGCTCGGGCCGTACCCCGACGCGGGCCTTGGTGCCGGGCCGGCCGGGCCGGGCGCGCGCTACGAGCAGCGCGAGGCGGTCGAGCTGGCGTTCGTCGCGGCGCTGCAGCACCTGCCCGGCAACCAGCGGGCGGCGCTGCTGCTGTTCGAGGTGCTCGGCTTCTCCGCCGCCGAGATCGCCGCGATCATGGACACCACGACGACCTCGGTGAACTCGGCGCTGGCGCGGGCCCGCCGGATCGTGGCGGAGAAGGCGCCCTCCCCCAGCCAGCAGCAGACCCTGCGCAAGATCGGCGATGCCCGGGTCCGCGACGTCGTGCACCGGTTCGCCGGGGCACTGGAGCGCGGCGACGCCGACGCCCTGATCTCGCTGCTGGTCGAGGACGTCACCTGGTCCATGCCGCCGCTGCCGCACTGGTATCACGGCCTGGCCGCGGTCACCGACTTCGCGGTGCGGATCCCGCTGACCGCGTGCGGCTCCTGGCGGCACCTGCCGGTCAGCGCCAACGGCCAGCCTGCGGTGGCGTGCTACCTGCGCCCCGACGCCACAGGCGAGTACGTGGCATGGTCGGTCAACGTGCTCACGCTGCGCGACGACCGCATCGCCGAGGTGACCGCGTTCATCGGCGTGGAGCATTTCGCCCTCTTCGGCCTTCCCGCATCGCTGCCCTGA
- a CDS encoding alpha/beta fold hydrolase has product MNDTSTVPVTSSTLQVPGARLHYEVRGAGPLVVLVGAPMDGRAFTPLAELLAADHMVLTTDPRGIFRSTVDDRDQDSTPQQRGDDLARLITHLDAGPAVVLGSSGGAVSALALAETRPELVSTVIAHEPPLDELVEDRAELRAATDDMIATYLGGDPRGAFAKFLKIANIELPPPVFEAIVGGERDEQSVADEHFQYAHMLLPTVSFVPDTAALRGNGTRVVVGIGADSTGQLCDRTSRALAASLGIEPTMFPGDHIGFADDPVAFAARLREVLAVG; this is encoded by the coding sequence ATGAACGACACTTCGACCGTCCCCGTCACGAGCAGCACCCTCCAGGTGCCGGGCGCTCGGCTGCACTACGAGGTGCGAGGCGCAGGGCCGCTGGTGGTGCTCGTCGGCGCGCCCATGGACGGCCGGGCGTTCACGCCGCTGGCCGAGCTGCTGGCCGCCGACCACATGGTGCTCACCACCGACCCGCGGGGCATCTTCCGCAGCACGGTCGACGACCGCGACCAGGACTCGACGCCCCAGCAGCGGGGCGACGACCTGGCCCGGCTGATCACCCACCTCGACGCCGGCCCGGCAGTGGTGCTGGGCTCCAGCGGCGGGGCGGTCAGCGCGCTGGCCCTCGCCGAGACCCGCCCGGAGCTGGTCAGCACGGTCATCGCGCACGAACCGCCGCTGGACGAGCTGGTCGAGGACCGGGCCGAGCTGCGCGCGGCGACCGACGACATGATCGCGACCTACCTCGGCGGCGACCCGCGGGGCGCGTTCGCGAAGTTCCTGAAGATCGCGAACATCGAGCTGCCCCCGCCGGTGTTCGAGGCCATCGTCGGCGGCGAGCGCGACGAGCAGTCGGTCGCCGACGAGCACTTCCAGTACGCGCACATGCTGCTGCCGACGGTCAGCTTCGTGCCGGACACGGCGGCGCTGCGCGGCAACGGCACCCGGGTCGTGGTCGGCATCGGCGCGGACTCCACCGGCCAGCTCTGCGACCGCACCTCGCGGGCGCTGGCGGCGTCGCTTGGCATCGAGCCGACGATGTTCCCCGGCGATCACATCGGCTTCGCCGACGACCCGGTGGCGTTCGCCGCCCGGTTGCGGGAGGTGCTGGCCGTAGGCTGA
- a CDS encoding galactose-binding domain-containing protein has protein sequence MRTRNPIRAVATAVATALIATAGWAAVAQAAGGPNLSLGKSTSASSVNGPYVTGNLNDGNQGSYWESSGSLPQWAQLDLGAATAIDQVVLKLPAGWGTRTQTLSVQGSTNGSSFSDIVASQGYSFNPSVANNSVTINFPATSPRYVRVNISANTGWAAAQLSELEIYGTASSSTNLAQGRPTTESGHADVYDSGRTVDGNQGTYWESVNNSFPEWATVDLGSAVAVNRVVLKLPTSGWGTRSQTLAVQGSTNGSTFSDIVGSASYTFNPAVAGNSVTINFTQTTTRYVRINITANTAWPAGQLSEIEVYGPGGGTPDTTAPSVPSNLTLGASGTTITLNWGASTDNSGGSGLAGYDIYRNGALAAQVGTVTTWQDTQPTTATVSYYVRARDNAGNVSANSNTVTRTGTTPDTTPPSVPGTLSHSTSGTTITLNWGASTDNAGGSGLAGYDVFRNGALAAQVGTVTTWNDTQPASATVSYYVRARDNAGNVSGNSNTVTRTGTTTDTTPPSTPGTLSHSTSGTTITLNWGASTDTGGSGLAGYDVFRDGALAAQVGTVTTWNDTQAATTTVSYYVRARDNAGNVSGNSNTVTRTGTQQPGCVNVASGKTMTANGSTFTFTPEKANDGQLATYWEGAGYPAQLTVALGGNHVITAVNVKLNPDPAWGTRTQNFQILGREQSSSTYTNLVSAASYQFTQGNNVVNIPVSATTADVRLSFNSNTGAPSGQVAEFEVCGTPAPNPDLTVSNVSWTPSSPNEASSISLTATVNNIGDLSAPASKVGLYLDGALKGTVDVAAIAAGGSQSVSLPIGTLGQGSYAVSARADNASTVTEKSENNNTANAASNLVVAQAPGPDLQVTGISTNPANPAVGAAVSFTVTVNNRGTTASGVTTVTRVTVGSTTLNTNTASIAAGATVNVAVNGTWTATSGGATITASADATNVVTETNETNNSLTQSIVVGRGAAVPYTSYEAESAAYQGTLLETDALRTFGHTNFATESSGRKSVRLNTQGQYVEFTSTNQANSIVVRNSVPDAAGGGGQDYTISLYINGVFDRKLTLSSVHSWLYGTTDDPEGLTNTPQTNARRLFDESNALLPTSYPPGTKFKLQRDSGDNASFYIIDLVDLEQVAPALSKPAECTSITNYGAVPNDGLDDTAAIQAAVTADQNGQISCVWIPAGQWRQEQKILTDDPLNRGTHNQVGISNVTIRGAGMWHSRLYTLTQPQNAGGINHPHEGNFGFDIDKNTIISDLAIFGSGRIRGGDGNAEGGVGINGRLGVGTKITNVWIEHANVGAWVGRDYSNIPELWGPGDGLEFSGMRIRNTYADGINFTNGTRNSTVFNSSFRNNGDDALAVWASKYVKDTSVDIGHDNRFVNNTVQLPWRANGIAVYGGYGNKIENNLIYDTMNYPGIMLATDHDPIPFTGQTLIANNALYRTGGAFWNEDQEFGAITLFAATVAIPGVTIRDTEIYDSTYDGIQFKAGELPGVVITNVKIDKSNNGAGMLAMAQARGSATLSNVTITNSGTGNIVTQPGSTFTFSGS, from the coding sequence ATGAGAACCAGGAATCCGATCAGAGCGGTGGCGACCGCGGTCGCCACCGCTCTAATCGCCACGGCCGGGTGGGCAGCCGTCGCGCAAGCGGCCGGCGGACCCAACCTCAGCCTCGGCAAGTCGACCTCCGCCAGCTCGGTCAACGGCCCCTACGTGACCGGCAACCTCAACGACGGCAACCAGGGCAGCTACTGGGAGAGCTCCGGCTCCCTGCCGCAGTGGGCCCAGCTCGACCTCGGCGCCGCCACCGCCATCGACCAGGTGGTGCTGAAACTGCCCGCCGGCTGGGGCACCCGCACCCAGACCCTGTCCGTCCAGGGCAGCACCAACGGCTCCAGCTTCAGCGACATCGTCGCGTCGCAGGGCTACAGCTTCAACCCGTCGGTCGCCAACAACTCGGTGACCATCAACTTCCCGGCGACCTCGCCGCGCTACGTGCGCGTCAACATCAGCGCCAACACCGGCTGGGCCGCCGCGCAGCTGTCCGAGCTGGAGATCTACGGCACGGCCAGCTCGTCGACCAACCTGGCCCAGGGCCGCCCGACCACCGAGAGCGGCCACGCTGACGTCTACGACTCGGGCCGCACCGTCGACGGCAACCAGGGCACCTACTGGGAGAGCGTCAACAACTCCTTCCCGGAGTGGGCGACCGTCGACCTCGGCTCGGCCGTGGCCGTCAACCGGGTCGTGCTGAAGCTGCCGACCTCCGGTTGGGGCACCCGCTCGCAGACCCTCGCCGTGCAGGGCAGCACCAACGGCTCGACGTTCAGCGACATCGTCGGCTCGGCGTCGTACACCTTCAACCCGGCCGTGGCCGGCAACTCGGTGACGATCAACTTCACCCAGACCACCACCCGGTACGTGCGGATCAACATCACCGCCAACACCGCGTGGCCGGCGGGCCAGCTCTCCGAGATCGAGGTGTACGGCCCCGGCGGCGGCACCCCCGACACCACCGCTCCCAGCGTGCCGTCGAACCTGACCCTCGGCGCGTCCGGCACGACGATCACCCTCAACTGGGGCGCGTCGACCGACAACTCCGGTGGCAGCGGCCTGGCGGGCTACGACATCTACCGCAACGGCGCCCTGGCCGCGCAGGTCGGCACCGTCACCACCTGGCAGGACACCCAGCCGACCACGGCGACCGTGTCCTACTACGTGCGGGCCCGGGACAACGCGGGCAACGTGTCGGCCAACAGCAACACGGTCACCCGCACCGGGACCACGCCCGACACCACGCCGCCGAGCGTGCCCGGCACGCTGAGCCACAGCACGTCCGGCACGACGATCACCCTGAACTGGGGCGCGTCGACCGACAACGCCGGTGGCAGCGGCCTGGCCGGCTACGACGTATTCCGCAACGGCGCGCTGGCGGCGCAGGTCGGCACCGTCACCACCTGGAACGACACCCAGCCGGCCTCGGCCACGGTGTCCTACTACGTGCGGGCGCGCGACAACGCGGGCAACGTCTCGGGCAACAGCAACACCGTCACCCGCACCGGGACCACCACCGACACCACCCCGCCGAGCACGCCCGGCACGCTCAGCCACAGCACGTCCGGCACGACGATCACCCTGAACTGGGGCGCGTCGACCGACACCGGCGGCAGCGGCCTGGCTGGCTACGACGTGTTCCGCGACGGCGCGCTGGCCGCGCAGGTCGGCACCGTCACCACCTGGAACGACACCCAGGCCGCCACGACGACCGTCTCGTACTACGTGCGGGCGCGTGACAACGCGGGCAACGTCTCGGGCAACAGCAACACCGTCACCCGCACCGGCACCCAGCAGCCCGGCTGCGTCAACGTCGCCTCCGGCAAGACCATGACCGCGAACGGCTCCACGTTCACGTTCACCCCGGAGAAGGCCAACGACGGCCAGCTCGCCACCTACTGGGAGGGCGCCGGCTACCCGGCGCAGCTGACCGTGGCGCTCGGCGGCAACCACGTCATCACCGCGGTCAACGTCAAGCTGAACCCGGACCCGGCGTGGGGCACGCGTACCCAGAACTTCCAGATCCTGGGCCGCGAGCAGTCCTCCTCGACCTACACCAACCTGGTGTCGGCGGCGAGCTACCAGTTCACCCAGGGCAACAACGTGGTGAACATCCCCGTCTCGGCGACCACCGCCGACGTGCGGCTGTCCTTCAACTCCAACACCGGCGCCCCCTCGGGCCAGGTCGCGGAGTTCGAGGTCTGCGGCACCCCTGCGCCGAACCCTGACCTCACCGTCAGCAACGTGTCGTGGACCCCGTCGTCGCCGAACGAGGCGTCCAGCATCTCGCTGACCGCCACCGTCAACAACATCGGCGACCTGTCCGCCCCCGCCTCCAAGGTCGGCCTGTACCTCGACGGCGCGCTCAAGGGCACCGTCGACGTCGCGGCCATCGCGGCCGGCGGCTCGCAGTCGGTCAGCCTACCCATCGGCACCCTCGGCCAGGGCTCGTACGCCGTCAGCGCCCGCGCCGACAACGCGAGCACGGTGACCGAGAAGAGCGAGAACAACAACACCGCCAACGCCGCGAGCAACCTCGTCGTGGCCCAGGCACCCGGCCCCGACCTGCAGGTCACGGGCATCTCCACCAATCCGGCCAACCCGGCCGTCGGCGCGGCGGTCAGCTTCACCGTGACCGTCAACAACCGCGGCACCACGGCCTCCGGCGTCACCACGGTCACCCGGGTGACGGTCGGCTCCACCACCCTCAACACCAACACCGCGTCGATCGCCGCGGGCGCCACCGTCAACGTGGCCGTCAACGGCACCTGGACCGCCACCAGCGGCGGCGCGACCATCACCGCCAGCGCCGACGCGACCAACGTCGTCACCGAGACCAACGAGACCAACAACTCGCTGACTCAGTCGATCGTCGTCGGCCGTGGCGCGGCCGTCCCGTACACCTCGTACGAGGCCGAGTCCGCCGCCTACCAGGGCACCCTGCTGGAGACGGATGCGCTGCGCACCTTCGGGCACACCAACTTCGCCACCGAGTCCTCGGGCCGCAAGTCGGTGCGCCTCAACACCCAGGGCCAGTACGTCGAGTTCACCTCGACCAACCAGGCCAACTCGATCGTGGTCCGCAACTCGGTCCCCGACGCCGCGGGCGGCGGCGGCCAGGACTACACGATCAGCCTCTACATCAACGGTGTCTTCGACCGGAAGCTCACCCTGTCCTCGGTGCACAGCTGGCTCTACGGCACCACCGACGACCCCGAGGGCCTGACGAACACCCCGCAGACCAACGCGCGGCGGCTGTTCGACGAGTCCAACGCCCTGCTGCCGACGTCGTACCCGCCGGGCACGAAGTTCAAGCTGCAGCGCGACTCGGGCGACAACGCCTCCTTCTACATCATCGATCTCGTCGACCTGGAGCAGGTCGCGCCCGCGCTGAGCAAGCCGGCCGAGTGCACCTCGATCACCAACTACGGCGCGGTGCCCAACGACGGCCTCGACGACACGGCGGCCATCCAGGCCGCGGTGACCGCCGACCAGAACGGGCAGATCAGCTGCGTCTGGATCCCGGCCGGCCAGTGGCGGCAGGAGCAGAAGATCCTCACCGACGACCCGCTGAACCGCGGGACGCACAACCAGGTGGGCATCAGCAACGTCACCATCCGCGGCGCGGGCATGTGGCACTCCCGCCTCTACACGCTGACCCAGCCCCAGAACGCGGGCGGCATCAACCACCCGCACGAGGGCAACTTCGGCTTCGACATCGACAAGAACACCATCATCTCCGACCTGGCCATCTTCGGCTCCGGCCGGATCCGTGGCGGTGACGGCAACGCCGAGGGCGGCGTCGGCATCAACGGCCGGCTCGGCGTCGGCACGAAGATCACCAACGTCTGGATCGAGCACGCCAACGTCGGCGCCTGGGTCGGCCGCGACTACTCCAACATCCCCGAGCTGTGGGGACCCGGCGACGGGCTGGAGTTCAGCGGCATGCGCATCCGCAACACGTACGCCGACGGCATCAACTTCACCAACGGCACCCGCAACTCGACCGTGTTCAACTCGTCGTTCCGCAACAACGGCGACGACGCGCTCGCGGTCTGGGCCAGCAAGTACGTGAAGGACACCTCGGTCGACATCGGCCACGACAACCGCTTCGTCAACAACACGGTGCAGCTGCCGTGGCGGGCGAACGGCATCGCGGTGTACGGCGGCTACGGTAACAAGATCGAGAACAACCTGATCTACGACACCATGAACTACCCGGGCATCATGCTGGCGACCGACCACGACCCGATCCCCTTCACGGGTCAGACGCTCATCGCCAACAACGCGCTCTACCGCACGGGTGGCGCCTTCTGGAACGAAGACCAGGAGTTCGGCGCGATCACGCTGTTCGCGGCGACCGTCGCGATCCCCGGCGTCACGATCCGTGACACGGAGATCTACGACTCGACGTACGACGGCATCCAGTTCAAGGCCGGTGAGCTTCCGGGGGTGGTCATCACCAACGTGAAGATCGACAAGTCGAACAACGGCGCGGGCATGCTGGCCATGGCCCAGGCCCGCGGCAGCGCGACGCTGTCGAACGTCACCATCACGAACTCGGGCACCGGCAACATCGTGACCCAGCCAGGCTCGACGTTCACCTTCTCGGGGAGCTGA
- a CDS encoding type 1 glutamine amidotransferase domain-containing protein has protein sequence MAKVLMVLSGAQYWTMKDGHRHPTGYWAEEFVAPYTVFTQAGHQVTVATPGGVIPTVDTMSLRPSMTGGEETSLQEESVIEAAEELRHPVAIKDVRFEDYATVFYPGGHGPMEDLAYDADSGKLLREALASGKHFGIVCHAPSAILATRDEHGDTPFANYHLTGFTNDEEAGVGLADKAKWLLEDELRKLPTNFTRGPMWEPYLVTDRTLHTGQNPASAGPLAKELVSVI, from the coding sequence ATGGCGAAAGTTCTTATGGTGCTGAGCGGCGCGCAGTACTGGACCATGAAAGACGGGCACCGGCATCCCACCGGGTACTGGGCCGAGGAGTTCGTGGCCCCGTACACCGTGTTCACGCAAGCCGGTCACCAGGTCACGGTGGCCACTCCGGGCGGTGTGATCCCCACCGTGGACACGATGAGCCTGCGGCCCAGCATGACTGGCGGCGAGGAAACGTCCCTCCAGGAGGAATCCGTCATCGAGGCGGCTGAAGAACTCCGCCACCCCGTCGCCATCAAGGATGTGCGCTTCGAGGACTACGCCACCGTGTTCTACCCCGGCGGCCACGGACCCATGGAGGACCTCGCCTACGACGCCGATTCCGGCAAGCTCCTCCGCGAGGCGCTGGCTTCGGGCAAGCACTTCGGCATCGTCTGCCACGCGCCGTCCGCGATTCTCGCGACCCGCGACGAACACGGCGACACGCCGTTCGCGAACTACCACCTCACCGGCTTCACCAACGACGAAGAAGCAGGCGTCGGCCTCGCCGACAAAGCCAAGTGGCTGCTCGAGGACGAGCTGAGGAAGCTGCCCACCAACTTCACGCGCGGCCCGATGTGGGAGCCGTACCTGGTCACGGACCGCACCCTGCACACCGGCCAGAACCCGGCATCCGCCGGCCCGCTCGCGAAAGAACTCGTGTCGGTGATCTGA